One window from the genome of uncultured Tateyamaria sp. encodes:
- a CDS encoding calcium-binding protein: protein MGFGIAILAVFGVGLLVSAFDDDDDTGTTSEPTDGDQNLSTTDEAETIETGTGNDIVRSQGGNDLVNLGAGDDRAFAGQGADALFGAEGNDLIRGEGGMDQLFGGTGEDTLFGDTGNDILYGANVLDEDALFDQTTASGFLIFDNTGSFDADADTGESDTVIAGVGDDTVYAGANDEVSLGDGADEVQVGDWIAPGSTVDIVDFDPSQDRLVYSVANGAPQPTLSLASGSDGTLQLLAEDDVVANLLNLTLDDASDVQLSLVERPATNTIETQLGTDGADVLRGTTSNDFVLADDGADRVFGREGADVVVGGAGNDLLRGESGNDTLFADAGEDTLFGDVGDDLLVGADIFVASTPAELVRAAGILVTDGAPLNFADLLDIGADTGEADTLVGGVGDDVFFAGNADVVDTGSGIDAVIIGDWMDLDGPPVEIVDFDPAQDTLLYSFDGDAAPTVFFAEDDDGTAVVEVAISDTENRVIARFPNIGFDALNSGNALVLLPV, encoded by the coding sequence ATGGGTTTTGGAATTGCGATTCTGGCGGTATTCGGTGTTGGCTTGCTGGTCAGTGCCTTCGATGACGATGATGACACCGGCACAACCTCCGAACCAACGGACGGCGATCAAAATCTGTCGACGACGGACGAAGCAGAAACCATTGAAACGGGCACGGGCAATGACATTGTACGGTCCCAAGGCGGCAACGATCTTGTCAACCTGGGCGCAGGCGATGACCGGGCCTTTGCCGGGCAAGGCGCGGATGCTCTTTTTGGGGCGGAAGGCAACGACCTGATCCGCGGCGAAGGCGGAATGGATCAACTGTTTGGCGGCACGGGCGAGGACACCCTCTTTGGCGACACCGGCAATGATATCCTTTACGGGGCGAACGTTCTGGATGAAGACGCGCTGTTCGATCAGACAACAGCGTCCGGATTTCTGATCTTCGACAACACCGGCAGCTTTGACGCCGACGCGGACACAGGTGAAAGCGATACCGTGATCGCTGGCGTAGGCGATGATACGGTGTACGCAGGGGCCAATGACGAAGTGAGCCTTGGCGACGGCGCGGACGAGGTTCAGGTCGGTGATTGGATCGCCCCGGGCAGCACCGTTGACATCGTTGATTTTGACCCCAGTCAGGACAGGCTTGTCTACAGTGTCGCAAATGGCGCGCCGCAGCCGACCTTGTCGCTGGCAAGCGGGTCGGACGGCACCCTTCAGCTTCTGGCGGAAGACGATGTGGTCGCAAACCTGCTGAATTTGACGCTGGATGATGCCAGCGATGTTCAACTGTCACTGGTGGAACGCCCAGCGACCAACACGATCGAGACGCAGCTTGGAACAGACGGCGCGGACGTCTTACGCGGCACAACGTCAAACGACTTTGTCCTGGCCGATGACGGCGCGGACCGCGTCTTTGGCCGCGAAGGGGCGGATGTTGTGGTCGGTGGCGCCGGGAATGACCTTCTGCGGGGCGAATCCGGGAACGACACATTGTTTGCGGATGCCGGTGAAGATACGCTTTTCGGCGATGTGGGTGACGATCTGCTGGTGGGCGCAGACATCTTTGTGGCTTCAACTCCGGCCGAGTTGGTCAGGGCGGCGGGCATTCTTGTGACGGACGGTGCGCCGCTCAACTTTGCGGATTTGTTGGACATTGGTGCCGACACGGGCGAGGCAGACACGCTGGTTGGCGGCGTCGGCGACGACGTGTTTTTTGCCGGGAACGCGGACGTGGTCGATACCGGCTCCGGCATTGATGCTGTAATTATTGGAGATTGGATGGACCTTGATGGTCCGCCTGTAGAAATTGTCGACTTCGACCCTGCACAGGATACTCTGCTGTACAGCTTCGACGGCGACGCAGCGCCAACAGTGTTTTTCGCTGAAGATGACGATGGAACCGCTGTCGTTGAAGTCGCCATTTCCGACACCGAAAACCGCGTGATCGCGCGCTTCCCCAACATCGGCTTTGACGCGTTGAACAGCGGCAATGCCTTGGTCCTGTTGCCGGTGTGA